In one window of Juglans regia cultivar Chandler chromosome 3, Walnut 2.0, whole genome shotgun sequence DNA:
- the LOC108983404 gene encoding 10 kDa chaperonin-like, which yields MAKRLIPLLNRVLVEKIVPPSKTHAGILLLEKATKLNSGKVVAVGAGTHDKEGKLIPVSVKEGDTVLLPEYGGTQVKLGDKEYHLYRDDDILGTLHD from the exons ATGGCGAAGCGTTTGATCCCGCTACTGAATCGCGTTTTGGTCGAGAAAATCGTCCCCCCGTCCAAGACCCATGCTGGCATTTTGCTTCTCGAGAAAGCTACCAAG CTTAACTCTGGAAAAGTTGTGGCGGTGGGTGCTGGGACTCATGATAAAGAGGGGAAATTGATACCTGTCAGTGTAAAAGAAGGAGATACTGTCCTCTTGCCTGAATATGGAGGAACTCAAGTGAAGCTTGGTGACAAAGA GTATCATCTGTATCGGGATGATGATATATTGGGAACGCTGCATGATTGA